A single window of Methylobacterium nodulans ORS 2060 DNA harbors:
- a CDS encoding nitrile hydratase accessory protein codes for MRTPDAPAFAAPWEAQTFALVVALHDRGLFTWGEWAEALGAAARRGDRPADYALWLETIETLLAARGVTTAEALSGRRDAFARAAAATPHGQPILLANDPGA; via the coding sequence GTGAGGACGCCCGACGCCCCCGCCTTCGCGGCTCCCTGGGAGGCGCAGACCTTCGCGCTCGTCGTGGCGCTGCACGACCGCGGGCTGTTCACCTGGGGCGAATGGGCCGAGGCGCTCGGCGCGGCGGCCCGCCGGGGCGACCGCCCGGCCGACTATGCGCTGTGGCTGGAGACGATCGAGACGCTTCTCGCCGCCCGCGGCGTTACCACGGCGGAGGCTCTGTCCGGCCGCCGGGACGCCTTCGCGCGGGCCGCCGCGGCGACGCCGCACGGGCAGCCGATCCTGCTGGCCAACGACCCGGGCGCCTGA
- the nthB gene encoding nitrile hydratase subunit beta codes for MNGGQDLGGMQGFGPIGFEADEPWFHAPWERRVFALALAMGFTGAWNLDASRAARESLPPGEYLTSSYYAIWFKALEKQVLRHGLASEEELAAGAALTPPAPVARVLRAEQVAPLFAQGFPSDRPSPHPARFAVGDEVTAKTINPVGHTRLPRYVRGRTGTVERVHGTFVFPDSNAHFAGEAPQWLYTVRFPGVELWGEDADPGLAVSVNAFESYLEPARRAEVRRPEADA; via the coding sequence ATGAACGGCGGACAGGATCTCGGCGGCATGCAGGGCTTCGGGCCGATCGGTTTCGAGGCGGACGAGCCCTGGTTCCACGCGCCCTGGGAGCGGCGCGTCTTCGCCCTGGCGCTGGCCATGGGGTTCACCGGCGCCTGGAATCTCGATGCCAGCCGGGCGGCCCGCGAATCGCTGCCGCCCGGCGAGTACCTGACCTCCAGCTACTACGCGATCTGGTTCAAGGCGCTGGAGAAGCAGGTGCTCCGGCACGGTCTCGCGAGCGAGGAGGAACTGGCGGCGGGCGCGGCCCTGACGCCGCCCGCACCCGTCGCCCGGGTGCTGCGGGCCGAGCAGGTGGCGCCGCTCTTCGCGCAGGGGTTCCCGAGCGACCGCCCCTCCCCGCACCCGGCCCGCTTCGCGGTTGGCGACGAGGTGACGGCAAAGACGATCAACCCGGTCGGCCATACGCGCCTGCCGCGTTACGTCCGCGGCCGCACCGGCACGGTCGAGCGGGTGCACGGCACCTTCGTGTTCCCGGATTCGAATGCGCATTTCGCCGGCGAGGCGCCGCAATGGCTCTACACGGTGCGCTTCCCGGGCGTGGAACTGTGGGGCGAGGATGCCGATCCGGGCCTGGCAGTCTCGGTCAACGCCTTCGAGAGCTACCTGGAGCCGGCCCGCCGGGCGGAGGTGCGTCGGCCGGAGGCCGACGCGTGA
- the nthA gene encoding nitrile hydratase subunit alpha, translating into MTDHDHPHHHGSELSPMELRVRALESILVEKGYVDPAALDVLIETYETRIGPRNGAKVVARAWIDPAYRARLLDDATAAIRELGFGGRGGEHMMVVANTPEEHNLVVCTLCSCYPWPVLGLPPVWYKSPPYRSRAVIDPRGVLREFGVDLPETTRIRVWDSTAELRYMVLPMRPAGSEHLDEAALADLVTRDSMIGTGLPLSPDQVVRA; encoded by the coding sequence ATGACGGATCACGACCACCCGCACCATCACGGCAGCGAATTGTCGCCCATGGAGCTGCGGGTGCGGGCCCTCGAATCCATCCTCGTCGAGAAGGGCTATGTGGATCCGGCGGCCCTCGACGTGCTGATCGAGACCTACGAGACCAGGATCGGCCCGCGCAACGGCGCCAAGGTGGTGGCGCGGGCCTGGATCGATCCGGCCTATCGCGCGCGGCTCCTCGACGATGCCACGGCGGCGATCCGCGAACTCGGCTTCGGCGGACGCGGCGGCGAGCACATGATGGTGGTCGCCAACACGCCCGAGGAGCACAACCTCGTCGTCTGTACCCTGTGCTCCTGCTATCCCTGGCCGGTCCTCGGCCTGCCGCCCGTCTGGTACAAGTCGCCGCCCTACCGCTCGCGGGCGGTGATCGACCCGCGCGGCGTGTTGCGCGAATTCGGCGTGGACCTGCCCGAGACGACGCGCATCCGCGTCTGGGATTCGACCGCGGAACTCCGCTACATGGTGCTGCCGATGCGCCCGGCCGGCAGCGAGCATCTCGACGAGGCGGCGCTCGCCGACCTCGTCACCCGCGATTCCATGATCGGCACGGGGCTTCCCCTCTCTCCGGACCAAGTGGTGCGCGCATGA
- the rpsT gene encoding 30S ribosomal protein S20, giving the protein MANTVSAKKMTRKIAKRTAINRSRRSRMRTFMRKVEEAIASGDAANALAALRSAEPEIMRASQKGIVHKNTASRKVSRLAARVKALQA; this is encoded by the coding sequence ATGGCCAACACCGTGTCGGCCAAGAAGATGACCCGCAAGATCGCCAAGCGCACGGCGATCAACCGCTCGCGCCGCAGCCGCATGCGCACCTTCATGCGCAAGGTCGAGGAGGCCATCGCCTCCGGCGACGCCGCCAACGCACTCGCCGCCCTGCGCTCCGCCGAGCCGGAGATCATGCGCGCGTCCCAGAAGGGCATCGTTCACAAGAACACGGCCTCCCGGAAGGTCTCGCGCCTCGCGGCCCGGGTGAAGGCGCTGCAGGCCTGA